From Aristaeella lactis, the proteins below share one genomic window:
- a CDS encoding replication-associated recombination protein A: protein MSENSLLPEQAPSMFGQPLAARMRPSSLDEIAGQQHLLGPGKVLRRLISSDSICSMIFWGPPGVGKTTLARVIALQTKASFIDFSAVNSGIKEIRQVMNQAEENRVYGIRTIVFVDEIHRFNKAQQDAFLPFVEKGSIVLIGATTENPSFEVNSALLSRCKVFVLQALSRDDILMLLHRALTDERGFGRDHVTISENALEAIAGFSNGDARSALSSLEMVVLNGEAGEDGIQVTDEIVAQCLSRKNLMYDKDGEEHYNLISALHKSMRNSDPDAAVYWMMRMLEGGEDPLYIARRVLRFAAEDVGLADPRAMEVGVAAYQACHFIGVPECNVHLAEAVVYMSLASKSNAMEMAVNEAREAIVKEPDAPVPLVIRNAPTRLMKDLSYGKGYQYAHDYEEKITAMQCLPDALKDRHFYHPTDQGQESRYKERLEQIRAWKKEHRKE, encoded by the coding sequence ATGAGTGAGAATTCGCTGCTGCCGGAACAGGCTCCGTCCATGTTTGGCCAGCCCCTTGCCGCCCGGATGCGGCCCTCCTCGCTGGATGAGATCGCGGGACAGCAGCATCTGCTGGGCCCGGGTAAAGTCCTGCGCCGGCTGATCTCCTCCGACAGCATATGCTCCATGATCTTCTGGGGGCCTCCCGGCGTCGGCAAAACCACACTTGCCAGGGTCATAGCCCTGCAGACCAAGGCCTCTTTCATTGATTTCTCCGCCGTGAACAGCGGCATTAAAGAGATCCGCCAGGTGATGAACCAGGCGGAGGAAAACCGGGTCTACGGCATCCGCACCATCGTCTTTGTGGATGAAATCCATCGTTTCAACAAAGCCCAGCAGGACGCGTTCCTTCCCTTTGTGGAAAAAGGCAGCATTGTCCTGATCGGCGCGACAACGGAAAATCCCTCCTTTGAGGTTAACAGCGCGCTTCTTTCCCGCTGCAAGGTCTTCGTACTGCAGGCCCTCAGCCGGGATGATATCCTGATGCTGCTCCACCGGGCGCTGACAGACGAACGCGGTTTCGGCCGGGATCACGTCACGATCAGCGAAAACGCCCTCGAAGCCATTGCCGGCTTCAGCAACGGGGACGCCCGCAGCGCCCTGAGTTCGCTGGAGATGGTAGTCCTGAACGGCGAAGCCGGGGAAGACGGTATCCAGGTCACAGACGAGATCGTCGCCCAGTGCCTGAGCCGGAAAAACCTGATGTATGACAAAGACGGGGAAGAACACTACAACCTGATCTCCGCCCTGCACAAATCCATGCGCAACTCCGACCCGGACGCTGCCGTCTACTGGATGATGCGAATGCTGGAAGGCGGAGAGGACCCCCTGTATATCGCGCGCCGGGTGCTGCGTTTTGCTGCCGAGGATGTGGGGCTGGCTGACCCCCGGGCCATGGAGGTCGGCGTTGCCGCCTACCAGGCCTGTCACTTCATCGGCGTACCGGAATGCAATGTACACCTGGCCGAAGCCGTTGTATATATGTCCCTGGCTTCCAAATCCAATGCCATGGAGATGGCGGTGAATGAGGCGCGGGAGGCCATCGTTAAAGAGCCGGACGCTCCGGTTCCGCTGGTCATCCGCAACGCTCCGACCCGCCTGATGAAGGATCTTTCCTATGGAAAGGGCTACCAGTATGCCCACGACTATGAAGAAAAGATCACCGCCATGCAGTGCCTGCCGGATGCGCTGAAGGACCGGCACTTCTATCATCCGACGGATCAGGGACAGGAAAGCCGGTACAAAGAACGTCTGGAACAGATCCGGGCATGGAAAAAGGAGCACCGGAAAGAATGA
- a CDS encoding formate--tetrahydrofolate ligase encodes MAYLTDIEIAQQCEMKPIMEIAKKAHVDEKYVEQYGRYKAKIDPALIDETDRKPGKLILVTAITPTPAGEGKTTTTIGLADGLSRIGKDVTVALREPSLGPVFGVKGGAAGGGYAQVVPMEDINLHFTGDFHAIGAANNLLAAMLDNHIQQGNALGIDVKKITWKRCVDMNDRQLRFVVDGLGGKANGTPREDGFDITVASEIMAVFCLASSMADLKARLSRIIVAYTYDDKPVTAGDLKATGAMAALLRDALKPNLVQTLEGTPAFVHGGPFANIAHGCNSVMATRMAMRMGDYTVTEAGFGADLGAEKFLDIKCRMAGLTPDAVVVVGTVRALKMHGGLDKKQLANEDLAALERGIPNLLRHVNNIKNVYQLPCVVAINRFPTDTDAEIDFIIRKCRELGVNTVLSTVWAEGGKGGEDLAREVVRLCEEEQGNFTFSYELDATIEEKLEAVTKKIYGGAGVVLTPAAKKQAERLTALGFDKMPVCVAKTQYSFSDDPSLLGAPEGFTVTVRNLKVSAGAGFLVALTGEIMTMPGLPKSPAAERIDVDDNGKIRGLF; translated from the coding sequence ATGGCGTACTTAACCGACATCGAGATTGCCCAGCAGTGTGAAATGAAGCCGATCATGGAGATCGCGAAAAAGGCCCACGTAGACGAGAAGTACGTGGAACAGTACGGCCGCTACAAGGCCAAGATTGATCCAGCCCTGATTGATGAAACAGACCGGAAACCCGGAAAACTGATCCTGGTGACGGCGATCACCCCCACTCCAGCGGGTGAAGGCAAAACCACCACGACGATCGGACTGGCGGACGGCCTGTCCCGGATCGGCAAGGACGTCACGGTGGCCCTGCGGGAGCCCAGCCTTGGCCCGGTCTTCGGCGTAAAGGGCGGCGCTGCCGGCGGCGGATATGCCCAGGTGGTGCCCATGGAAGATATCAACCTCCACTTTACCGGTGACTTCCACGCCATCGGCGCGGCGAACAACCTGCTTGCCGCGATGCTGGACAACCATATCCAGCAGGGAAATGCCCTGGGGATCGACGTGAAGAAGATCACCTGGAAGCGCTGCGTGGACATGAATGACCGCCAGCTCCGCTTTGTGGTGGACGGCCTGGGCGGCAAAGCCAACGGCACTCCCCGTGAGGACGGTTTTGATATCACCGTGGCCAGCGAAATCATGGCGGTGTTCTGCCTGGCTTCCTCCATGGCGGACCTGAAAGCGCGTCTGTCCAGGATCATCGTGGCCTATACCTATGATGACAAGCCTGTAACCGCGGGCGACCTGAAGGCGACCGGCGCCATGGCGGCGCTGCTGCGCGATGCCCTGAAGCCGAACCTGGTTCAGACGCTGGAAGGTACCCCGGCCTTTGTGCACGGCGGACCTTTCGCAAACATCGCCCACGGCTGCAACTCCGTGATGGCAACCCGCATGGCCATGCGCATGGGCGACTACACCGTGACAGAAGCCGGCTTCGGTGCCGACCTGGGCGCGGAGAAGTTCCTGGACATCAAGTGCCGTATGGCCGGCCTGACGCCGGACGCGGTGGTCGTTGTCGGCACCGTGCGCGCGCTGAAGATGCACGGCGGCCTGGACAAGAAGCAGCTGGCGAACGAAGACCTGGCGGCGCTGGAGAGGGGTATTCCGAACCTGCTGCGCCATGTGAACAATATCAAGAACGTCTATCAGCTTCCCTGCGTGGTGGCCATCAACCGCTTCCCCACAGATACGGACGCGGAAATTGATTTCATCATCCGCAAGTGCCGCGAACTGGGCGTCAACACCGTCCTCTCCACCGTCTGGGCGGAAGGCGGCAAGGGCGGCGAAGACCTGGCCCGCGAGGTTGTTCGGCTGTGCGAAGAGGAGCAGGGCAACTTCACCTTCTCCTATGAGCTGGATGCCACCATCGAGGAGAAGCTGGAAGCGGTTACAAAGAAGATCTACGGCGGTGCCGGCGTAGTGCTGACCCCTGCCGCGAAGAAGCAGGCGGAACGCCTCACCGCGCTGGGCTTTGACAAGATGCCTGTCTGCGTGGCCAAGACCCAATACTCCTTCTCGGATGATCCGTCCCTGCTGGGCGCGCCGGAAGGATTCACCGTTACCGTCCGGAACCTGAAGGTTTCCGCGGGCGCCGGCTTCCTGGTTGCCCTGACGGGTGAGATCATGACCATGCCGGGCCTGCCGAAGTCCCCCGCCGCCGAACGGATCGACGTGGATGACAACGGCAAGATCAGAGGCCTGTTCTGA
- a CDS encoding MATE family efflux transporter: MQIDNRAFYRKLRTLAAPITFQSFMLAAVAAADALMLGGVAQNEMTAVSLATQIQFVQNMFIFSIVSAGSILGSQYWGKGDRETVRSVFHIMLRWCGIISLVFFAACECCPDRLMRLFSHDDPIIETGSAYLRIAGWSYLIAGVSQCYLLIMKVTDHAVAGAWISSSAVVSNIVLNAVFIFGYLGMPAMNARGAALATTLARVIELVLCVTVSAGKTYIRPAWNRIFERRRQLAADFRRQCMPLLGGGLLWGVGFTSYTAIMGHMGTDAAAANAVAAVIRDLICCVCNGVGTAAGIMVGNELGAGNLEKGKACGIKLKNVSWVIGFASMALVLALTPVVVQMVVLTPEAQQYLTGMMIIMAVYMIGRCVNTVTINGVLDGGGDTVFDMYSLAVCMWGLAIPLALLGAFVFGWPVLAVYACTCLDEVGKIPWVMFRFRKYKWVKNLTRDNPTD, encoded by the coding sequence ATGCAGATCGACAACCGTGCCTTTTACCGGAAACTGAGGACGCTGGCGGCGCCTATCACCTTCCAGAGCTTTATGCTGGCGGCGGTGGCCGCGGCGGATGCCCTGATGCTGGGCGGTGTGGCCCAGAACGAGATGACGGCGGTTTCCCTTGCCACGCAGATCCAGTTTGTGCAGAACATGTTCATCTTTTCCATTGTCTCTGCCGGATCCATTCTCGGTTCCCAGTACTGGGGCAAGGGAGACAGGGAAACGGTCCGGAGTGTTTTCCACATTATGCTGCGCTGGTGCGGGATCATATCCCTGGTGTTTTTCGCAGCCTGCGAATGCTGTCCGGACCGGCTGATGCGCCTGTTTTCCCATGATGATCCGATCATTGAGACCGGCAGCGCCTATCTCCGGATTGCCGGCTGGTCCTACCTGATCGCGGGGGTTTCCCAGTGCTACCTGCTGATCATGAAGGTGACGGACCATGCTGTGGCCGGAGCCTGGATCTCTTCATCGGCGGTGGTCAGCAACATTGTCCTGAACGCGGTGTTTATCTTCGGATACCTGGGCATGCCGGCCATGAACGCACGGGGCGCCGCGCTGGCCACCACCCTGGCGCGGGTGATCGAGCTGGTTTTGTGTGTGACCGTTTCCGCGGGAAAAACCTATATCCGGCCGGCCTGGAACAGGATCTTTGAACGCCGCAGGCAGCTGGCGGCGGATTTCCGCAGGCAGTGTATGCCGCTGCTGGGCGGCGGCCTGCTGTGGGGCGTTGGTTTTACTTCCTATACGGCCATCATGGGACATATGGGAACGGATGCGGCAGCGGCCAACGCGGTGGCGGCGGTGATCCGGGATCTGATCTGCTGTGTGTGCAACGGCGTGGGCACCGCTGCCGGGATCATGGTGGGCAATGAACTGGGGGCCGGGAACCTGGAAAAGGGGAAGGCCTGCGGGATCAAACTGAAGAATGTTTCCTGGGTGATCGGGTTCGCGTCCATGGCGCTGGTACTTGCGCTGACACCGGTTGTGGTACAGATGGTGGTCCTGACGCCGGAGGCGCAGCAGTACCTGACCGGGATGATGATCATTATGGCGGTATACATGATCGGCCGGTGCGTGAATACCGTCACGATCAACGGGGTACTGGACGGCGGGGGAGATACGGTTTTCGACATGTACTCCCTGGCGGTATGCATGTGGGGACTGGCAATCCCGCTGGCGCTGCTGGGCGCTTTTGTGTTCGGCTGGCCGGTGCTGGCGGTGTATGCCTGTACCTGCCTGGATGAGGTGGGCAAAATTCCCTGGGTGATGTTCCGCTTCCGGAAATATAAATGGGTGAAGAACCTGACAAGGGATAATCCGACGGACTGA
- a CDS encoding response regulator transcription factor: MERIRIMMADDSPEIRSYFSNIISHEADMDLVGTAASGAEAVQMAHELRPDIILMDIQMETRIAGISASKQILREHPAMKVIILTILEDDDLLFQAYCAGVIDYIIKTDSISQILTSIRNAHQNQMILRPKYAEKIIQELKRVREEQSGLLYGLNILTMLSNSEFEVLKCLYQGMNARQISESRYVSQGTVKTQIHSILKKFNMKSVSDVVRHLKEIRFDRIIETMHPGS, from the coding sequence ATGGAGCGGATTCGAATTATGATGGCCGATGACAGCCCCGAAATCCGGAGCTATTTTTCCAACATCATCAGCCACGAAGCGGATATGGATCTTGTCGGAACCGCCGCTTCCGGCGCGGAAGCGGTCCAGATGGCCCATGAACTCCGTCCGGACATCATCCTGATGGATATCCAGATGGAGACCCGGATCGCCGGAATCTCCGCCTCCAAACAGATCCTGCGGGAGCATCCCGCGATGAAGGTCATCATCCTGACCATCCTGGAGGACGATGACCTGCTCTTCCAGGCCTACTGTGCCGGTGTGATCGATTATATTATCAAAACAGACTCCATCAGCCAGATCCTGACCTCCATCCGGAATGCCCACCAGAACCAGATGATCCTTCGCCCCAAATACGCGGAAAAGATCATCCAGGAGCTGAAGCGGGTCCGGGAGGAGCAGAGCGGCCTGCTCTACGGCCTGAACATCCTCACCATGCTGTCCAACAGTGAGTTTGAGGTGCTGAAATGCCTGTACCAGGGAATGAACGCCCGGCAGATTTCCGAATCCCGCTACGTTTCCCAGGGAACGGTTAAAACGCAGATCCACAGTATCCTGAAGAAGTTCAATATGAAATCGGTCAGCGACGTCGTCCGGCACCTGAAGGAAATCCGGTTCGACCGCATCATCGAAACAATGCACCCCGGAAGCTGA
- a CDS encoding SpoIID/LytB domain-containing protein, producing MSIIRKQTVLHKAVLLLLCLALLLPQVSLAAKKTNTASSDIRVLLTRLNLSDEAWMTLEGRYLTQCADGGEVLLPAGAQITVLLRNGKMVLFHNGLSLSAGKELKLLRRRDGDTEPGIRFNLQAGVYPGDLTLTVKDGAIRPILTLPLESYLKGVVPYEMSDSFPLEALKAQAVCARTYALSKMNPSAEWDVVDNTNDQAFKGTPDNSENASLAVLETEGLVLTWNSKLITAWYSASNGGQTELPGNIWSGDNIPGCFAMTDDPWDVQNPESTVRTAVLQKDGSGLSAGLLRLIRAALAKEPELDDFRLTEKDEIRVDAIRGVKLTTPRYKAPSRLMTRLELTVSLSAVLKEGRTRRSTDEDELSISEILYPDRTAEPTDTPAPAAEAVSELIPAGTYTAVLDLFPETVFQLGLSVYGADNEIITVSEDETSFTLTAGRYGHGVGMSQRGAQQQASEGKKKYTEILDFYYPGAKLRRYTGESAALPTPDPLLGETPGPIPTATPRPTLMPVTTAETGLPEGAWMATVENIDDDSSLNLREKPSAGSKVLRRLYKHQPLIVLEEAEVPGWARVKTDVVEGYVMLSFLQKAEKE from the coding sequence ATGAGCATAATCCGAAAGCAGACCGTCCTGCACAAAGCCGTATTATTGCTTTTGTGCCTGGCTCTTTTGCTTCCGCAGGTTTCCCTTGCCGCGAAAAAAACGAATACCGCCTCTTCCGATATACGAGTGCTGCTCACCCGACTGAATCTTTCGGATGAGGCATGGATGACACTGGAAGGCCGTTACCTTACGCAATGCGCGGACGGCGGGGAAGTGCTGCTTCCCGCCGGGGCGCAGATCACCGTTCTCCTGCGGAACGGCAAAATGGTCCTTTTCCACAACGGGCTGTCCCTGTCCGCCGGAAAAGAGCTCAAACTGCTGCGCCGCCGTGACGGGGACACGGAACCCGGTATCCGCTTTAACCTCCAGGCCGGCGTTTATCCCGGAGACCTGACCCTCACCGTAAAGGACGGCGCGATCCGTCCCATCCTGACACTCCCGCTGGAATCCTACCTGAAGGGTGTCGTTCCCTATGAAATGAGCGACTCCTTCCCGCTGGAGGCCCTGAAGGCCCAGGCTGTCTGTGCCAGGACCTACGCGCTGAGCAAAATGAATCCCTCCGCCGAGTGGGATGTGGTGGATAACACCAATGACCAGGCCTTCAAAGGCACGCCGGACAACAGCGAAAACGCTTCCCTCGCCGTACTGGAAACCGAGGGGCTTGTGCTGACCTGGAACAGCAAGCTGATCACCGCCTGGTACAGTGCCTCAAACGGCGGCCAGACAGAACTGCCCGGCAACATCTGGAGCGGGGATAACATCCCCGGCTGTTTTGCCATGACCGATGACCCCTGGGACGTGCAGAATCCGGAAAGCACGGTCCGGACCGCCGTACTGCAGAAAGACGGTTCAGGCCTGTCCGCGGGACTCCTGCGGCTGATCCGCGCCGCCCTGGCAAAAGAACCGGAGCTGGATGATTTCCGGCTGACTGAAAAAGACGAGATCCGGGTGGATGCCATCCGCGGGGTTAAGCTGACAACGCCCCGGTATAAGGCGCCCAGCCGGCTGATGACCCGGCTGGAACTGACCGTATCCCTTTCCGCGGTCCTGAAGGAAGGCCGCACCCGCCGTAGCACGGATGAAGACGAGCTGAGCATCAGCGAGATCCTGTATCCGGACCGCACAGCCGAACCGACTGATACTCCTGCCCCTGCCGCGGAAGCCGTGTCGGAGCTCATTCCCGCCGGAACCTATACAGCGGTGCTGGACCTGTTTCCGGAAACCGTGTTCCAGCTGGGCCTGAGCGTCTACGGCGCTGACAATGAGATCATCACCGTTTCGGAAGATGAAACCAGCTTTACCCTGACCGCCGGCCGTTACGGCCACGGCGTAGGCATGAGCCAGCGGGGAGCCCAGCAGCAGGCCTCCGAAGGAAAAAAGAAATACACGGAAATCCTGGATTTCTATTATCCGGGAGCCAAACTCAGACGCTATACCGGAGAATCTGCTGCCCTGCCCACCCCGGATCCGCTGCTCGGGGAAACACCCGGCCCGATCCCCACTGCCACGCCGCGGCCCACGCTGATGCCTGTGACAACAGCGGAAACCGGCCTTCCGGAAGGCGCCTGGATGGCCACGGTGGAAAACATTGACGATGACAGCAGCCTGAACCTGCGGGAAAAGCCCTCTGCCGGATCAAAGGTCCTGCGCCGGCTGTATAAGCACCAGCCCCTGATCGTGCTGGAAGAGGCTGAAGTTCCCGGATGGGCCAGAGTCAAAACAGATGTGGTTGAAGGATACGTGATGCTCTCCTTCCTGCAGAAAGCAGAAAAGGAATAA
- a CDS encoding sensor histidine kinase: MALSILILAISAVLLLVFSLRSRYGLPLFLMNAGISIACVAVMFQTSSTSMYTTPRIFPLRSLDQALFQLISRMRLPLSQAQTLRNCGTLVFFFGIVLMLMLIARNIKTIHHRIFWEVLCGTAVFLFLTAYMVFFSPACAFRLYMRYYELSGAARASFVQLITLITRLFKGLILLFVLSPALLLTVQYIRKNVTCFNDTFFLLLGISSLYGFVFFIVFHTIPLALSSQAVFLSAFWFFANGTWLPGWITLFFLLFSLLTLILILASANRIFSGDLVLLSRKRAMKNSIEDLNRNLKDVFHSEKNLMFSILILANEARDAYGTPEGLEKLDRLTEISKDRMEMITSSLNRIRELHLHATPTDMRTLVSQALDNLTLPEGIRIEKHFCNEAVLCMVDEYHTRNALKNIFVNAVDALQLTGREDKVLSVSVEASKAWVSLSIRDNGPGIPKQELRRVMMPFVSTKSKTSNWGIGLPYAFRVVNAQLGQMRIRSSDQAGRSYTQVDILLPRERIDV; the protein is encoded by the coding sequence ATGGCACTGAGCATCCTGATCCTGGCCATCTCCGCGGTTCTGCTGCTGGTCTTTTCACTCCGGAGCCGCTACGGACTCCCGCTGTTCCTGATGAACGCGGGAATCAGCATCGCCTGTGTGGCGGTCATGTTCCAGACAAGCAGCACCTCCATGTATACCACGCCGCGTATTTTCCCGCTCCGTTCCCTGGACCAGGCGCTTTTCCAGCTGATCTCCCGCATGCGTCTTCCCCTGAGCCAGGCACAGACGCTGCGCAACTGCGGCACCCTGGTCTTTTTCTTTGGAATCGTACTGATGCTGATGCTGATCGCGCGGAATATTAAAACAATCCATCACCGGATCTTCTGGGAGGTCCTGTGCGGTACTGCTGTTTTCCTGTTCCTGACAGCGTATATGGTCTTTTTCTCCCCCGCCTGTGCCTTCCGCCTGTACATGAGATACTACGAGCTCAGCGGGGCGGCACGCGCCTCTTTTGTACAGCTGATCACCCTTATCACCCGGCTTTTCAAGGGCCTGATCCTGCTGTTCGTGCTGTCTCCGGCACTGCTGCTGACCGTACAGTATATCCGAAAGAACGTCACATGCTTCAACGACACGTTCTTTCTGCTGCTGGGAATCTCCAGCCTGTACGGTTTTGTGTTCTTCATCGTTTTCCATACGATTCCGCTGGCATTGAGCAGCCAGGCTGTTTTCCTGAGTGCCTTCTGGTTCTTTGCGAACGGCACCTGGCTCCCCGGCTGGATCACCCTGTTCTTCCTGCTGTTCTCCCTCCTGACGCTGATCCTGATCCTGGCCAGTGCCAACCGCATCTTCAGCGGTGATCTGGTACTGCTGTCCCGCAAGCGGGCCATGAAAAACAGCATTGAGGACCTGAACCGGAACCTGAAGGACGTGTTCCATTCCGAAAAAAACCTGATGTTCAGCATCCTGATCCTGGCCAACGAGGCCCGGGATGCCTACGGCACACCGGAAGGGCTGGAAAAGCTGGATCGCCTGACTGAGATTTCAAAGGACCGGATGGAGATGATCACATCCTCCCTGAACCGGATCCGGGAACTGCATCTCCACGCGACGCCGACGGACATGCGTACACTGGTCAGCCAGGCGCTGGACAACCTGACCCTGCCGGAAGGCATCCGCATCGAAAAGCATTTCTGCAATGAAGCTGTCCTCTGCATGGTGGACGAATACCACACCCGGAACGCGCTCAAAAACATCTTTGTCAACGCGGTCGATGCCCTGCAGCTGACCGGCCGGGAGGACAAGGTGCTCTCCGTCAGCGTGGAAGCCAGCAAGGCCTGGGTCAGCCTGTCCATCCGGGATAACGGCCCCGGTATCCCGAAGCAGGAGCTTCGCCGGGTCATGATGCCCTTTGTGTCCACAAAATCGAAAACAAGCAACTGGGGAATCGGCCTGCCCTATGCCTTCCGTGTAGTCAACGCCCAGCTGGGCCAGATGCGGATCCGGAGCAGCGACCAGGCGGGCAGATCCTATACACAGGTGGATATTCTCCTGCCCAGAGAAAGGATTGACGTGTAA
- a CDS encoding histidine phosphatase family protein has product MLYIIRHGKTDWNVLHKLQGRTDIPLNDEGRRMAETAREEYRNVHFDICFCSPLVRARETAEILLRDRNIPIVADDRLMEMSFGSYEGTENSFQIPDCPINQLFYAPDQYTSPPGGAESLDDLFARTGDFLRERVDPLLAEGKDVLIVGHGAMNSSIVCQVRHLPRAQFWSAGIENCKLMILP; this is encoded by the coding sequence ATGCTGTATATCATCCGGCACGGAAAGACCGACTGGAACGTCCTGCACAAACTGCAGGGCCGGACCGACATCCCGCTCAACGACGAAGGCCGGCGCATGGCCGAAACCGCCCGGGAGGAATACCGGAACGTCCATTTTGATATCTGCTTCTGTTCCCCGCTGGTCCGCGCCAGGGAAACCGCGGAAATCCTGCTGCGGGACCGGAACATCCCCATCGTGGCCGATGACCGGCTGATGGAAATGAGCTTCGGAAGCTATGAAGGAACCGAAAACAGCTTTCAGATCCCGGACTGTCCGATCAACCAGCTCTTCTACGCTCCGGACCAGTACACCTCACCACCCGGCGGCGCTGAAAGCCTGGACGACCTGTTCGCCCGCACCGGCGACTTCCTGCGGGAACGCGTGGACCCGTTGCTGGCGGAAGGAAAGGATGTGCTGATCGTCGGCCACGGCGCGATGAACTCCAGCATTGTCTGCCAGGTCCGCCATCTTCCCCGGGCCCAGTTCTGGAGCGCGGGAATTGAAAACTGCAAACTGATGATACTGCCCTGA